One segment of Panicum virgatum strain AP13 chromosome 1K, P.virgatum_v5, whole genome shotgun sequence DNA contains the following:
- the LOC120704531 gene encoding terpene synthase 2, chloroplastic-like, protein MMATIDNLKRFCIDHYFQEEIQSAMGACLDLIHSDDLFDATLAFKLVREAGHDVSADDVLRRFTDDTGEFKLALSKDIRGLLSLHDMSHLDMGEEPSLHKAKEFSSKHLASAIRYLEPGLARYVRQSLDHPYHLSLMQYKARHHLSYLQSLPTRDTAMEGLAIAEFQLSKQLHQEEMQEVKRWWMDLGLSHEIPVVRDQVPKWYVWAMTSLQGPSLSGYRIDTTKIISLVYVVDDIFDLVGTPEELSLFTQAIKMWNTAVADSLPSGMRSCYKAIYNTTNEIADMVEVEHGFNPVNHLRNAWAALFDGFMVEARWLATDEAPTAEDYLRNGVVTSGVPLTFAHIFAMLGYDKSNEAGAKLADDHIPSVISCPAKILRLWDDLGSAEDEAQEGLDGSYRDFYLMENPSCTPGDAEAHMRRLIAREWEELNRECFSRRTFSSRFTQASLNVARMVSVMYSYDKEQRLLVLEDYATMLLL, encoded by the exons ATGATGGCCACCATCGACAACCTCAAGCGCTTCTGCATCGACCACTACTTCCAGGAAGAGATCCAGAGCGCCATGGGCGCGTGCTTGGATCTCATCCACAGCGATGATCTCTTCGATGCGACACTTGCATTCAAGCTCGTGAGAGAGGCCGGCCATGATGTTTCAGCAG ATGATGTTCTACGGAGGTTCACTGACGACACCGGCGAGTTCAAGCTTGCTCTTAGCAAAGACATCAGAGGGCTCCTGAGCCTCCACGACATGTCACACCTGGACATGGGAGAGGAGCCATCACTGCACAAGGCAAAGGAGTTCTCAAGCAAGCACCTTGCATCTGCCATCAGGTACCTGGAGCCAGGCCTTGCAAGGTACGTGAGGCAGTCCCTCGACCACCCCTACCACCTGAGCCTGATGCAGTACAAGGCCAGGCACCACCTCAGCTACCTGCAGAGCCTGCCCACTAGGGACACTGCAATGGAGGGGCTAGCAATTGCAGAgttccagctcagcaaacagCTGCATCAGGAAGAAATGCAGGAGGTTAAAAG ATGGTGGATGGATCTTGGATTGTCTCATGAGATACCAGTGGTGCGGGACCAGGTGCCCAAATGGTACGTGTGGGCCATGACAAGCCTCCAGGGACCCTCCTTGTCCGGATATCGGATTGATACCACAAAGATAATCTCACTCGTCTATGTTGTGGATGACATTTTTGATCTTGTTGGCACACCGGAGGAGCTTTCCCTCTTCACCCAGGCAATCAAAAT GTGGAATACTGCGGTTGCTGATTCACTCCCCAGTGGCATGAGATCATGCTACAAGGCTATTTACAACACCACGAATGAGATCGCTGATATGGTTGAAGTGGAGCATGGATTCAACCCTGTCAATCATCTCAGGAATGCA TGGGCGGCGCTGTTTGATGGGTTCATGGTTGAGGCAAGATGGCTGGCAACCGATGAGGCTCCTACTGCAGAGGACTACCTGAGAAATGGTGTTGTCACGTCAGGAGTGCCACTTACATTTGCACACATATTCGCCATGCTAGGGTATGACAAAAGTAACGAAGCTGGAGCAAAGCTCGCCGATGACCACATCCCTTCTGTCATCTCTTGCCCGGCTAAGATCCTCAGACTTTGGGATGACTTGGGAAGTGCCGAG GATGAGGCTCAGGAAGGACTGGACGGATCGTACAGGGATTTCTACCTGATGGAGAACCCTAGCTGCACCCCCGGGGACGCGGAGGCACACATGCGGAGGTTGATCGCGAGGGAGTGGGAGGAGCTCAACAGGGAGTGCTTCTCCAGGAGGACCTTCTCCTCTAGGTTCACACAGGCTTCTTTGAACGTGGCCAGGATGGTCAGCGTCATGTACTCGTACGACAAGGAGCAGAGGCTCCTTGTTCTCGAGGACTACGCGACGATGCTGCTGCTTTGA
- the LOC120704741 gene encoding terpene synthase 2, chloroplastic-like, protein MDRRCRWWMGLGLAQEIPVARDQVLKWYMWPMAVLQGSSFSRYRIEITKIISLVYVVDDIFDLVGTLEELSLLTKAVKMWNTAAPDSLPSCMRSCYNALYTITNEIADMAEKEHGFNPVNHLREAWEVLFDGFMVESKWLATGQAPAAEDYLRNGVVTSGVPLIFAHVFYLLGQHHVTSTNEDAAKLSDHTPPAIFCVAKILRLWDDLGSAKDEAQEGLDGSYRDLYLMENPSCTPADAEEHMRRLIKREWEELNRECFSRRTFSTSFARACFNAARMVGVMYSYDKEQRLPVLEDYMRMLLL, encoded by the exons ATGGATCGACGATGCAGATGGTGGATGGGGCTAGGATTGGCTCAAGAAATACCGGTGGCCCGGGACCAGGTGCTCAAGTGGTACATGTGGCCCATGGCAGTCCTGCAGGGATCTTCCTTCTCCAGATACCGGATTGAGATCACAAAGATAATCTCCCTTGTCTATGttgtggatgacatatttgaTCTTGTTGGCACACTAGAGGAGCTATCCCTCCTCACCAAGGCAGTCAAAAT GTGGAATACTGCAGCTCCTGATTCACTCCCCAGTTGCATGAGATCTTGCTACAACGCTCTCTACACCATTACAAATGAGATCGCAGACATGGCCGAAAAGGAGCATGGATTCAACCCTGTCAATCATCTCAGGGAAGCA TGGGAAGTGCTGTTTGATGGATTCATGGTCGAGTCAAAGTGGCTGGCAACCGGTCAGGCTCCTGCCGCAGAGGACTATCTGAGAAATGGTGTTGTCACTTCCGGAGTGCCGCTTATATTTGCGCACGTATTCTACCTTCTAGGGCAACATCATGTAACAAGTACTAATGAGGATGCTGCAAAGCTCAGTGATCACACCCCTCCGGCCATCTTTTGCGTGGCCAAGATCCTCAGACTTTGGGATGACTTGGGTAGTGCCAAG GATGAAGCACAGGAAGGATTGGATGGATCCTACAGGGACTTGTACTTGATGGAGAACCCTAGCTGCACCCCAGCCGACGCCGAAGAACACATGCGGAGGCTGATCAAGAGGGAGTGGGAGGAGCTCAACAGGGAGTGCTTCTCCAGGAGGACCTTCTCCACCAGCTTCGCACGAGCCTGCTTCAACGCCGCCAGGATGGTCGGCGTCATGTACTCGTACGACAAGGAGCAGAGGCTCCCAGTCCTGGAGGACTACATGAGGATGCTGCTGCTTTGA